In a genomic window of Moritella sp. F3:
- a CDS encoding RidA family protein, with translation MIERMETKPRMSRIVKHNGTIYLCGQVCADATYGIKEQTETMLAKVTELLEQAGSDKKHMLSATIYIKEMTDFAEMNAVWDAWVPAGYAPARACVQASMAREALLVEISVVAAEIV, from the coding sequence ATGATAGAACGTATGGAAACTAAACCAAGAATGAGCCGTATTGTAAAGCACAATGGCACTATCTACTTATGTGGCCAAGTATGCGCAGATGCAACGTATGGTATTAAAGAACAAACTGAAACGATGCTAGCAAAAGTAACTGAATTATTAGAGCAAGCTGGTAGTGACAAAAAACATATGTTGTCAGCAACGATTTATATTAAAGAGATGACTGATTTTGCTGAAATGAATGCAGTGTGGGATGCTTGGGTTCCCGCTGGTTATGCGCCAGCACGCGCATGTGTACAAGCAAGTATGGCGCGTGAAGCGTTACTCGTTGAAATTTCAGTAGTAGCTGCAGAGATCGTATAA
- a CDS encoding transporter substrate-binding domain-containing protein produces MRNTRCIITLLCSLSLASISLSAHAGIDKIRLTTEERNYLTSRAPIKLCIDPNWMPYEAWDPKLGYIGIAADYVAVFSQMLDVEFEVRETDTWQQSLDVTRSGGCDVLSFLNQTPRRSQWLLFTTPYVEAEAALATLKNVHGIRNLKSLRGKTVAVVEGYVYEEYLRSNYPRVIVSRVDNTDEALQKTANGEIVATIESLFVLRYKIAKLGLKNLTVSGRTKYVNRYRFGVRKDQAMLRKILDKAIMQIEPKVENKILRKWSLEHNY; encoded by the coding sequence ATGAGAAACACACGCTGTATTATCACGCTATTATGTTCACTAAGTTTAGCCAGTATTAGTTTATCTGCCCATGCCGGGATCGATAAAATACGCCTTACAACCGAAGAACGTAATTACCTTACCAGTCGCGCGCCGATAAAACTCTGTATCGACCCGAATTGGATGCCTTATGAAGCGTGGGATCCTAAGCTTGGTTATATTGGTATTGCAGCTGATTATGTCGCGGTGTTTTCTCAGATGTTAGATGTCGAGTTTGAAGTCAGAGAAACAGATACTTGGCAGCAAAGTTTAGATGTCACCCGTAGCGGTGGCTGTGATGTATTGTCCTTCCTGAATCAAACCCCGAGACGTTCACAATGGCTGCTTTTTACGACTCCATATGTTGAAGCGGAAGCGGCATTAGCGACCTTGAAAAATGTGCACGGGATCCGTAACTTAAAATCATTACGTGGTAAAACCGTTGCCGTTGTTGAAGGTTATGTTTATGAAGAATATCTGCGTAGCAACTACCCGAGAGTCATTGTTAGTCGAGTCGATAACACGGATGAGGCGCTGCAAAAAACTGCCAACGGTGAAATTGTCGCGACCATCGAATCGTTATTTGTATTACGTTACAAAATTGCCAAACTCGGGTTGAAGAATTTAACGGTATCAGGGCGGACTAAATACGTGAATCGTTATCGTTTTGGGGTTCGAAAAGATCAAGCAATGTTACGTAAGATATTAGACAAAGCGATAATGCAAATTGAACCAAAAGTGGAAAATAAAATTTTACGAAAATGGAGTTTAGAGCATAACTATTAA
- a CDS encoding Tfp pilus assembly protein FimT/FimU: MNKQQGFTLIELVIVIIVLGILAATAIPKFTNLSSDARIASLKGMEGAMRSGTNLIHSKAVVNNQDVNEATLSIDGINILLHSGYPVGNWMNGIRYIVNLDTVEFSKDNAICTTDWCGMGNATTIPSGIISTTYPGRIGKVFPRGYRWSDQCGVYYLNHQDGTPAIIGLETEDCK; the protein is encoded by the coding sequence ATGAATAAGCAGCAAGGTTTTACATTAATAGAACTCGTCATCGTCATTATCGTATTAGGCATACTTGCCGCTACTGCCATCCCTAAATTTACCAACTTATCATCTGACGCCCGCATTGCATCACTTAAAGGCATGGAAGGTGCTATGCGCAGTGGTACGAATTTAATTCACTCTAAAGCAGTGGTTAATAATCAAGATGTGAACGAAGCAACACTCTCCATTGATGGTATCAACATCTTATTACACAGTGGTTACCCTGTTGGTAATTGGATGAATGGTATTCGTTACATTGTTAATTTAGATACGGTCGAATTTTCCAAGGACAACGCAATATGCACAACGGATTGGTGCGGCATGGGAAATGCGACAACGATACCGAGTGGCATTATCAGTACAACATATCCCGGTCGTATCGGTAAAGTATTCCCACGTGGTTATCGTTGGAGTGACCAATGTGGCGTTTACTACCTTAATCATCAAGACGGTACACCCGCTATCATCGGGCTAGAAACTGAAGATTGTAAATAA
- a CDS encoding prepilin-type N-terminal cleavage/methylation domain-containing protein gives MNKQQGFTLIELTIAIIILGILAASAVPKFTNLSSDARLAVLKGMEGALRSGVNLIYAKAVLTNQDNPPEEDKDKFVADIDGITMTLHSGYPDGNWMNGVRYAISLDDVEFSKQAEDICKSNWCGRGEQQELPSGIVITQGYIAKVFPQGYSWNDQCGVYYINYHDGSKPEIGLETKECK, from the coding sequence ATGAACAAACAGCAAGGGTTTACATTAATCGAATTGACTATCGCTATTATCATACTCGGTATACTTGCCGCATCTGCGGTCCCTAAATTCACCAACCTATCATCCGACGCTCGCCTTGCCGTTCTTAAAGGTATGGAAGGAGCCCTACGTAGTGGTGTTAACTTGATCTATGCTAAAGCTGTACTGACTAATCAAGATAATCCACCTGAAGAAGATAAAGACAAATTCGTTGCCGATATTGATGGCATTACCATGACATTACACAGTGGTTACCCAGATGGTAATTGGATGAACGGAGTGCGCTATGCCATTAGTTTAGATGACGTCGAATTTTCTAAACAAGCCGAAGATATATGTAAATCAAATTGGTGTGGCAGAGGCGAGCAACAAGAGTTACCGAGTGGCATCGTTATAACCCAAGGCTATATCGCCAAAGTATTCCCACAAGGTTATAGTTGGAATGATCAATGCGGGGTCTACTATATTAATTATCACGATGGATCTAAGCCTGAAATTGGCCTAGAAACCAAAGAGTGTAAATAA
- the tsaA gene encoding tRNA (N6-threonylcarbamoyladenosine(37)-N6)-methyltransferase TrmO gives MKFELDTVGIIHSPYKEKFAVPRQPGLVSAAKAQLILSPPYDEADALRGIEQFSHVWLIFAFHETMDKGWNPTVRPPRLGGNERLGVFATRSTFRPNPLGLSVAKLDGISIKNNQCILNLSGIDLVDGTPILDIKPYVPYADSLADAQAGYASDAPIADMPVLFADEAVNQIGAQHKKHPELRDFIAQVLAQDPRPAYKKNKTTRQEYGVKLYDFNVRWVVESDITTVVSVIKDDALPALPPASE, from the coding sequence ATGAAGTTTGAACTCGATACTGTTGGGATCATTCATAGCCCATATAAAGAAAAATTTGCCGTACCGCGTCAACCAGGTTTAGTGTCGGCAGCCAAAGCACAACTGATCTTAAGCCCGCCGTATGATGAAGCGGATGCATTACGTGGTATTGAACAGTTCAGTCATGTTTGGTTGATTTTTGCGTTTCATGAAACCATGGATAAAGGCTGGAATCCGACCGTGCGCCCACCACGTTTAGGCGGGAACGAACGCTTAGGCGTATTTGCTACTCGCTCTACATTTCGCCCTAATCCATTAGGATTATCAGTAGCGAAACTCGATGGCATTAGCATTAAGAATAATCAGTGTATTTTGAATTTATCTGGTATTGACCTCGTTGACGGTACACCTATTTTAGATATCAAACCCTATGTGCCTTACGCCGATAGTTTAGCGGATGCACAAGCTGGTTATGCCAGCGACGCGCCAATTGCAGATATGCCAGTCTTGTTTGCTGATGAAGCGGTGAACCAAATAGGTGCCCAGCATAAAAAACACCCAGAATTACGCGACTTTATTGCGCAGGTATTAGCGCAAGATCCACGCCCTGCTTACAAAAAGAATAAAACCACCCGTCAGGAATACGGTGTGAAGTTATATGATTTTAATGTCCGCTGGGTAGTTGAAAGTGATATCACCACCGTTGTATCTGTCATTAAAGATGATGCGCTACCAGCACTACCGCCGGCATCTGAATAA
- a CDS encoding patatin-like phospholipase family protein: MTGTKQGLLLTGGGARAAYQVGALKAIAEFYPRNHGTPFKIITGTSAGAINSCAIACYASCFRLGVKKLEYIWNNFHANQVFQCSFNEISRHLLLTFLSKFQSPHVTRQPVSLFNNKPLHQLLDRYLDMRRIDINIQRQHLDAISITASDYNNGDSISFFQGNQQLQEWQRARRSGLRTRLHTNHLLASSAIPLVFPCTQIGRDFYGDGSVHQLSPLSPAIHLGAEKLLVIGAEQPPQQLKPGEVRQTPSGADIAGHLLDTIFTDTLNSDIERLTRVNDTLALTPESQQASLQSSLKMKQIGLFRLANEHDINAIADKYFHDLPITIRTLLRTIGVNQHSHSSITSYLMFEQNYTRDLMNLGYQDVLKQEKELRTFLAI, encoded by the coding sequence ATGACTGGGACTAAACAAGGATTGTTACTAACAGGCGGTGGCGCGAGGGCGGCTTATCAAGTCGGTGCGTTAAAAGCCATTGCGGAATTCTACCCGCGTAATCATGGTACACCCTTTAAAATTATTACCGGCACATCAGCAGGCGCTATCAACAGTTGCGCAATAGCTTGTTATGCAAGTTGCTTCCGTTTAGGCGTGAAAAAACTCGAATATATCTGGAATAACTTCCACGCGAATCAAGTTTTTCAATGCAGTTTTAATGAGATATCCCGACACTTGTTATTAACGTTCCTATCCAAGTTTCAGTCTCCACATGTCACACGCCAGCCAGTATCGCTGTTTAACAACAAGCCCTTACATCAATTACTCGATCGCTATTTGGATATGCGTCGTATCGATATCAACATTCAACGTCAGCACCTCGATGCTATTTCGATCACCGCGTCCGACTATAACAACGGCGACTCAATCAGCTTTTTTCAAGGAAACCAACAACTACAAGAGTGGCAACGCGCCCGCCGCAGTGGTTTACGAACTCGTTTACACACTAATCATTTATTAGCGTCGTCTGCGATCCCGTTAGTTTTTCCTTGTACCCAGATAGGCCGTGATTTTTATGGTGACGGTTCAGTACATCAACTCTCACCACTGAGCCCCGCTATTCACCTTGGCGCAGAGAAACTATTAGTTATCGGTGCCGAGCAGCCACCACAACAACTTAAACCCGGTGAAGTACGGCAAACCCCATCGGGCGCTGATATTGCAGGACACCTGCTTGATACCATCTTTACCGATACCCTCAACTCCGACATCGAACGCTTAACCCGCGTTAATGATACGCTGGCATTAACACCTGAATCTCAGCAAGCATCACTACAATCATCATTGAAGATGAAACAGATCGGCTTATTCAGACTCGCTAATGAGCATGATATCAATGCCATTGCCGATAAATATTTTCACGATTTACCCATCACCATTCGCACCTTATTACGAACTATCGGCGTCAATCAACACAGCCATTCATCCATCACGTCTTATCTGATGTTTGAACAAAATTATACCCGAGATTTGATGAATCTAGGCTATCAAGATGTATTAAAACAGGAGAAGGAATTAAGAACATTTTTAGCCATATAA
- the rcsF gene encoding Rcs stress response system protein RcsF, giving the protein MKYLLLLTILLSGCSTYPLQTNLDKDNFTDYFAVSDVEYYTTSSLLYSHVEQLGLVEGESCQTADNLPPAEEQQAKIAAKRQAAALNANGIIIRSCIAPPASKACLSSYLCYADAIKVTPLTSSSDDSQ; this is encoded by the coding sequence ATGAAATATTTATTATTACTGACAATACTCTTAAGCGGCTGTAGCACTTACCCGCTACAGACCAATTTAGATAAAGACAACTTCACCGATTATTTTGCCGTTTCGGATGTCGAGTATTACACAACCAGTTCATTGTTATATAGCCACGTTGAACAATTAGGTTTAGTCGAAGGCGAAAGCTGTCAAACCGCTGATAACCTGCCACCAGCAGAAGAACAACAAGCGAAAATAGCCGCAAAACGTCAAGCTGCCGCTCTCAATGCCAATGGTATTATTATTCGTTCGTGTATTGCCCCTCCCGCTTCAAAAGCATGCTTGAGTAGTTACCTCTGTTATGCTGATGCGATCAAGGTAACCCCTTTAACAAGCAGCAGTGACGATAGCCAATAA
- a CDS encoding proline--tRNA ligase, which produces MRSSNYLLSTLKETPNDAEVISHQLMLRAGMVRRLASGLYTWLPTGLRVLRKVENIVREEMDKAGAVETLMPMVQPADLWQETGRIDKFGPELLRINDRHNRPFVLGPTHEEVITDIARKEINSYKQLPLTLYQIQTKFRDEVRPRFGVMRSREFLMKDAYSFHLSDECLNDTYNKMHTAYCNIFERIGLEYRPVLADTGSIGGAVSHEFHVLAESGEDDIVFSDGSDYAANIEKAEALAPAGDRPAATQALTVVDTPDAHSIEDVCKFLSVDATQTVKTLLVAAEAEEGEAQGVIALVLRGDHELNEVKAEKIAGVAAPLTFANEAQIQAAANCDAGSIGPKGLNCPVVVDRSAAHLADFVCGANVNGQHITGANWDRDISDYTVADIRNVVEGEASPCGKGTLSIKRGIEVGHIFQLGTQYAESMGAGVLNMQGKQQTMTMGCYGVGVSRIVASAIEQNHDENGIIWNESIAPYKVSIIPMNMHKSAEVKEAAEKIYADLQAAGIEVLFDDRKERPGVMFADSELIGIPHNIIIGDRSLKNGLVDHKLRTTGDKTEIALTDIVEHIKSLLA; this is translated from the coding sequence ATGCGCAGCAGCAACTACTTGCTTTCAACTTTGAAAGAAACTCCAAATGACGCAGAAGTAATTAGCCACCAGCTAATGCTTCGTGCAGGTATGGTTCGTCGTCTTGCATCAGGTCTATACACTTGGTTACCGACAGGCTTACGAGTTTTACGTAAAGTAGAAAACATCGTACGTGAAGAGATGGATAAAGCAGGTGCTGTTGAAACTCTAATGCCGATGGTTCAGCCCGCTGACTTATGGCAAGAAACAGGTCGTATCGATAAATTTGGTCCAGAGTTGTTACGCATTAACGATCGCCACAACCGTCCTTTTGTTTTAGGTCCAACGCACGAAGAAGTGATCACTGATATCGCGCGTAAAGAAATCAACAGCTACAAGCAGCTACCGTTGACGCTTTACCAAATCCAAACTAAATTCCGTGATGAAGTTCGTCCTCGTTTCGGTGTAATGCGTTCACGTGAATTCCTGATGAAAGATGCTTACTCTTTCCATTTATCAGATGAATGTCTAAACGATACGTACAACAAAATGCACACAGCATATTGCAACATCTTCGAACGCATTGGCCTAGAATACCGTCCGGTACTCGCTGATACTGGTTCAATTGGTGGTGCTGTATCTCACGAATTCCACGTACTTGCAGAAAGCGGCGAAGACGATATCGTATTCTCTGACGGCAGCGATTACGCAGCAAACATTGAAAAAGCAGAAGCACTTGCACCTGCTGGCGACCGTCCTGCAGCAACTCAAGCGCTAACTGTTGTTGATACGCCAGATGCACATAGCATCGAAGACGTATGTAAATTCTTAAGTGTTGATGCAACACAAACAGTGAAAACACTGCTTGTTGCTGCTGAAGCTGAAGAAGGCGAAGCACAAGGCGTTATCGCACTGGTACTACGCGGTGATCACGAACTAAACGAAGTGAAAGCAGAGAAAATTGCAGGCGTTGCAGCTCCGTTAACATTTGCTAACGAAGCACAAATCCAAGCAGCAGCAAACTGCGATGCGGGTTCTATCGGTCCTAAAGGTCTGAACTGCCCTGTTGTTGTTGACCGCTCAGCTGCACACCTAGCAGACTTTGTTTGTGGTGCTAACGTGAATGGCCAGCACATCACTGGCGCTAACTGGGATCGTGATATTAGCGATTACACAGTTGCAGATATCCGTAACGTTGTTGAAGGTGAAGCGAGCCCATGTGGTAAGGGTACACTTTCTATTAAACGTGGTATCGAAGTTGGTCATATCTTCCAACTTGGTACGCAATACGCTGAATCTATGGGTGCTGGCGTACTAAACATGCAAGGTAAACAGCAAACGATGACAATGGGTTGTTATGGTGTTGGTGTTTCTCGTATCGTTGCTTCAGCAATCGAACAAAACCACGATGAAAACGGTATTATCTGGAACGAGTCTATCGCACCATACAAAGTATCTATCATCCCAATGAACATGCATAAATCAGCAGAAGTAAAAGAAGCAGCAGAGAAAATCTACGCTGACCTTCAAGCAGCTGGTATCGAAGTATTGTTCGATGATCGTAAAGAGCGCCCAGGTGTAATGTTTGCGGATTCTGAACTTATCGGTATCCCACACAACATCATCATTGGTGATCGTAGTCTGAAGAATGGTCTAGTTGACCACAAACTACGTACGACTGGTGATAAGACAGAGATCGCACTGACTGATATCGTTGAGCATATTAAAAGCCTACTAGCTTAA